In one window of Cellulophaga sp. HaHa_2_95 DNA:
- a CDS encoding peptidase M61 translates to MNRIKMKKTGYIIALALLMQACGSSKSLVAADTSVVKVKIDLVNVVDDKVLVELNPGAFSAGEVLFFIPKTVPGTYSTDNYGKYIEGFKAYDYKGAELSFSKKDDNTWVIADGVKLDRVSYYVNDTYDTEAEVEHAVFSPSGTNILKGENFMLNLHGFVGYFNNLKEIPYELSIKHPSALVAATSLKENNADTDTGLDIFYASRYFEVTDNPILYAKADIVSFEVNGITVNLSVYSPNGLYSASDLEERMFKMMSAQKTFLGAINSTKEYNILLYLAGSENDASGFGALEHHTSTVVVLPEQMDQARLEQAMVDVVSHEFFHIVTPLSVHSEEIQYFDFNDPKMSMHLWMYEGTTEYFANLFQIQQGLISEEEFYERIMDKINNAKLYEDAMSFTVMSQNILDDPYKDNYANVYEKGTLINMALDITLRELSGGEKSVLWLLKELSKKYGDAIPFKDEALIAEIVSMTYPEVSDFFATHVVGATPIDYSVYLSKVGLELGTVEEQSGYFLKENVPYIDVDQTKDNAVFVREGITLNSFFISLGLQGGDVFKSIDGTAITLESLRPIIGQSFSWSADKLVTIVVDRNGEELTLSGAAGNPMVTVAKIVSKENVTDAQLKLRQIWMKG, encoded by the coding sequence ATGAATAGAATAAAAATGAAAAAAACAGGATATATAATAGCATTAGCGCTTTTAATGCAGGCTTGTGGGTCTTCTAAAAGTCTAGTGGCAGCAGATACGAGTGTCGTTAAGGTTAAAATAGATTTGGTTAATGTAGTAGATGATAAAGTTCTTGTAGAACTTAATCCAGGTGCTTTTAGCGCAGGTGAAGTCTTATTTTTCATACCTAAAACGGTTCCAGGTACCTATAGTACTGACAATTATGGCAAATATATAGAAGGATTTAAGGCGTATGATTATAAAGGGGCTGAATTGTCTTTTTCTAAAAAAGATGACAATACGTGGGTAATTGCTGATGGTGTTAAATTAGATCGGGTATCTTATTATGTTAATGACACCTATGATACGGAAGCTGAAGTAGAGCATGCTGTTTTTTCTCCTTCAGGAACTAATATCCTTAAGGGAGAAAACTTTATGCTAAACCTTCATGGTTTTGTGGGCTATTTCAATAATTTAAAAGAAATACCTTATGAATTATCTATAAAGCATCCTTCTGCTTTGGTCGCAGCAACTTCTTTAAAAGAAAATAATGCAGATACAGACACTGGTTTAGATATCTTTTATGCAAGTCGCTATTTTGAAGTGACAGATAATCCAATTTTATATGCTAAGGCAGATATTGTTTCTTTTGAGGTAAATGGTATTACGGTGAACTTGAGTGTGTATTCTCCTAATGGTTTGTATAGTGCCTCAGACCTTGAGGAAAGAATGTTCAAGATGATGTCTGCTCAAAAAACATTCTTAGGAGCTATTAATAGTACTAAAGAGTATAATATTCTATTGTATTTGGCAGGTTCTGAAAATGACGCAAGTGGCTTCGGCGCTTTAGAGCATCACACTTCAACGGTAGTGGTTTTGCCAGAGCAAATGGACCAAGCAAGACTAGAACAAGCAATGGTTGATGTAGTTTCTCACGAGTTCTTTCATATTGTAACTCCTCTAAGTGTGCATTCTGAAGAGATTCAATATTTTGATTTTAACGATCCTAAAATGTCAATGCACCTTTGGATGTATGAAGGTACAACAGAGTATTTTGCTAATCTATTTCAAATACAGCAAGGTTTAATTAGTGAAGAAGAGTTTTACGAGCGTATTATGGATAAAATAAACAACGCCAAACTTTATGAGGATGCCATGTCTTTTACTGTAATGAGTCAAAATATACTGGACGACCCTTATAAAGATAATTATGCCAATGTCTATGAGAAAGGTACTTTAATTAACATGGCGCTAGATATTACCTTAAGAGAATTAAGTGGTGGGGAGAAAAGTGTCTTATGGTTGTTAAAAGAATTGTCAAAGAAGTATGGTGATGCTATTCCGTTCAAAGATGAGGCGCTTATCGCTGAGATTGTGTCGATGACATATCCAGAAGTCTCAGATTTCTTCGCAACACATGTAGTAGGAGCAACACCAATTGATTATAGCGTGTATTTGTCTAAAGTAGGTTTAGAACTTGGTACAGTAGAAGAGCAAAGTGGCTATTTTTTAAAAGAGAATGTTCCTTATATCGATGTGGATCAAACAAAGGATAATGCTGTCTTTGTTAGAGAGGGTATTACTTTAAATAGCTTTTTCATAAGCTTAGGTTTGCAAGGTGGTGATGTGTTTAAATCTATTGATGGTACAGCTATAACTTTAGAATCATTACGTCCAATTATTGGACAGAGCTTTAGTTGGTCAGCCGACAAGTTGGTTACTATTGTTGTGGATCGTAATGGGGAAGAGTTAACATTATCTGGTGCAGCAGGAAATCCTATGGTGACAGTTGCTAAAATAGTTTCTAAGGAGAATGTAACAGATGCACAATTGAAATTAAGACAAATTTGGATGAAGGGATAG
- a CDS encoding carbohydrate-binding protein: protein MKILLRNLLIITFYLSCSSAWTQLDQNYFNKLKNEKVSSDQKLEWIQLGPGMSGYCEFFWPHPTDPKAYYMAPDMFNGYTSLDGAKSWKSFKDYDGEGADMGRTYDIEFSRQNANLGFAIDELGGLFKTTNKGRSWEKTTFNLEGAHNEIAVDPYDDNIWYIGAGTFWDVKRFHRTATDNTGGEFRPKAVLGHIYKSTNKGLNWRKIKNGLPNTLAVGKIIVDPRNTNRIIMVANTGLYISTDRGENWVKSENNGLPNNLPRDLTSHFNTTTKKLTLYLVDQTSFHAANNSYTTQGGIYKSIDGGRTWTTITGDLGLNLDKITSNNSKYYFKRSVAKWFDKDINSISNIIPTNKVLQNYNRIVVNPKNPDEIYVSHNVKHDFSFGPGDIWKTENSGKNWFPCGRTGKYWINKADQSYWNNRAVSVTGMNTSFAHLQHEMEIREEIWGARFLSISPEGDLFTSLDQQIVRSKDGGKSWQQIDDDETSSGSNAWISKGDSNLPGRYIYLETGVPDRKFFLSGEHGLWKSAPLGDFTGTARVATTQIEGQVNPGGAHSTATLAVHPTNPDKIYTLQFRQNHRNYFRGSNDGGKTWKNIGKPFEYQETNTSSEHIYSSSLMIEPENPNTIYFTAMRYSPSEINEGAGHAFDKFGVYKSSDGGKNWSIKNNGFPDKASIRRIAMHPNRSNELYAASNFYKNVNGGLYKTTDRANSWTKMTIPNAITSVNNVHINKTTGAIYISCGTRSGSDTSGGVWKSSNNGNTWTKIFDLNYVWQAETSPINPDLIIVAVPRSSKHINPGAYISKNGGNTWTKVNKNLAHPHSITDIKPDHKDETIFWSAGWGSGWYKGIIQGDDSNNSETKTPFNGTAQSIPGKIQAEDFDKGGLNLSYNDTDITNKGNSYRVTEGVDIQPTTDLGGGYNIGWTKAGEWLEYTVDFTKTQPYDFFPRIASINNNGQLNIKIDGKSISNPINIPDTGGYQTYENLYLSNIPVEKGIHIVRIEIIKGGFNINSWAAWPTPISTNLIMNYDTETNQIEVYPNPIGNESLKIKLNQTYEGLITYAVTDVNGKKVVFGESNEKEIISIPTTAISSKGIYILTLVINSEKHTYKIIK, encoded by the coding sequence ATGAAAATCTTATTAAGAAACCTACTTATTATTACATTTTACCTTTCATGCAGTAGTGCATGGACTCAATTAGATCAAAACTATTTTAATAAACTCAAAAACGAAAAAGTCAGTTCTGACCAAAAATTAGAGTGGATTCAATTAGGACCAGGAATGTCAGGGTACTGTGAGTTCTTCTGGCCACACCCTACAGACCCAAAAGCCTATTATATGGCTCCAGATATGTTCAACGGATATACCTCCTTAGACGGTGCAAAATCATGGAAATCGTTCAAAGACTATGACGGAGAAGGCGCAGACATGGGTAGGACATACGACATAGAATTTTCCAGACAAAACGCCAATCTTGGATTTGCCATAGACGAACTAGGAGGTTTATTTAAAACAACAAACAAAGGCAGAAGCTGGGAAAAAACCACCTTTAATCTAGAAGGAGCTCATAATGAAATTGCGGTAGATCCCTATGATGATAACATTTGGTATATCGGTGCTGGTACGTTTTGGGATGTTAAACGATTTCATCGCACCGCAACGGACAATACGGGAGGAGAATTTAGACCAAAGGCCGTATTGGGACATATTTATAAAAGCACAAACAAAGGGCTTAATTGGAGAAAAATTAAAAACGGATTACCTAATACTCTAGCTGTTGGAAAAATTATAGTTGATCCAAGAAATACAAATCGTATCATCATGGTAGCCAATACAGGATTATATATTAGCACGGACCGAGGAGAAAACTGGGTGAAATCTGAAAATAATGGACTACCAAATAACTTGCCTAGAGACCTCACCTCCCACTTTAATACCACTACAAAAAAACTGACCTTGTATTTAGTAGATCAAACAAGCTTTCATGCCGCAAACAACAGCTATACCACACAGGGTGGGATCTATAAAAGTATAGACGGCGGTAGAACATGGACCACTATCACTGGAGATTTGGGTTTAAATTTAGACAAGATAACATCGAACAATAGCAAATATTACTTTAAACGATCTGTTGCGAAATGGTTTGACAAAGACATCAACAGTATCAGCAACATCATACCTACAAATAAGGTGCTTCAAAATTATAACAGGATTGTAGTCAACCCCAAAAATCCAGACGAAATATACGTTTCACACAATGTAAAACATGACTTTTCATTTGGGCCAGGCGATATATGGAAAACAGAAAATAGTGGCAAAAACTGGTTTCCTTGCGGCAGGACCGGGAAATATTGGATAAATAAAGCAGACCAATCTTACTGGAATAATAGAGCTGTAAGTGTAACTGGTATGAATACCTCTTTTGCTCACTTACAGCATGAAATGGAAATAAGAGAAGAAATTTGGGGCGCTAGATTTCTATCGATAAGCCCTGAAGGAGACCTTTTCACAAGTCTTGACCAACAAATAGTAAGATCTAAAGATGGAGGTAAAAGTTGGCAACAAATAGATGACGACGAAACATCTTCTGGAAGTAATGCATGGATTAGTAAAGGTGATAGTAACCTACCAGGACGCTATATTTATTTAGAAACAGGTGTACCCGATCGCAAATTTTTCTTAAGTGGTGAACACGGCTTATGGAAATCTGCACCATTAGGAGATTTCACCGGCACAGCCAGAGTTGCAACCACCCAAATAGAAGGGCAAGTAAATCCAGGAGGAGCACATTCCACAGCAACCTTAGCGGTACACCCAACTAATCCAGATAAAATATACACCCTACAATTTAGACAAAATCACAGAAACTATTTCAGGGGTTCTAATGACGGAGGAAAGACTTGGAAAAACATTGGTAAACCTTTTGAATACCAAGAGACAAATACATCTAGCGAGCATATCTACAGTTCATCTTTAATGATAGAACCTGAAAATCCAAACACTATATATTTTACTGCGATGCGCTACAGTCCTTCCGAAATAAATGAAGGTGCAGGTCATGCATTTGACAAGTTTGGAGTCTACAAAAGCTCTGATGGCGGAAAAAATTGGTCTATAAAAAATAATGGATTCCCAGATAAAGCCAGCATTAGAAGAATAGCAATGCATCCAAATAGAAGTAATGAGCTTTACGCTGCATCCAATTTTTACAAAAATGTAAATGGTGGTTTATATAAAACTACCGATCGCGCTAATTCTTGGACAAAAATGACTATTCCAAACGCTATTACTTCCGTAAATAATGTACATATTAACAAAACAACTGGTGCCATCTACATATCATGTGGCACAAGATCAGGATCAGATACTTCCGGTGGCGTTTGGAAAAGCTCAAACAATGGTAATACTTGGACAAAGATTTTTGACCTAAACTATGTTTGGCAAGCAGAAACTTCACCTATAAACCCAGACCTAATAATAGTAGCTGTTCCTAGATCTAGCAAACACATAAATCCTGGCGCTTACATTTCTAAAAATGGTGGTAATACATGGACAAAGGTGAATAAAAATTTAGCACACCCCCATTCTATTACAGATATTAAACCAGACCATAAAGATGAAACTATATTTTGGTCCGCTGGATGGGGAAGTGGTTGGTACAAAGGTATTATTCAAGGAGATGATTCTAATAATTCAGAAACCAAGACCCCATTCAATGGCACTGCACAAAGTATCCCTGGTAAAATTCAGGCTGAAGACTTTGATAAAGGCGGCCTCAACTTATCCTATAATGACACTGACATTACCAATAAAGGAAACAGTTATAGAGTTACTGAAGGTGTCGATATACAACCAACAACAGACCTCGGAGGAGGATACAATATTGGATGGACTAAGGCAGGAGAATGGCTGGAATATACAGTTGATTTTACCAAAACACAGCCATATGATTTTTTTCCACGGATAGCTTCTATAAATAATAATGGACAACTAAATATAAAAATAGATGGAAAGAGCATCTCTAACCCTATTAATATCCCGGATACTGGCGGATATCAAACATACGAAAATCTGTACTTGAGCAACATACCTGTAGAAAAAGGAATTCATATTGTCAGAATTGAAATAATAAAAGGTGGATTTAATATTAATAGCTGGGCTGCATGGCCTACTCCAATTAGTACCAACTTAATTATGAATTATGATACCGAAACTAATCAAATAGAGGTGTACCCAAATCCTATAGGAAACGAATCCTTAAAAATTAAATTAAATCAGACATACGAGGGTCTAATCACATATGCTGTAACAGACGTAAATGGTAAAAAAGTAGTCTTTGGGGAGTCCAATGAAAAAGAGATTATTAGTATCCCCACTACTGCAATAAGCTCTAAAGGAATATATATACTTACACTCGTCATTAATAGTGAAAAGCATACCTATAAAATAATTAAATAA
- the frr gene encoding ribosome recycling factor, with amino-acid sequence MNEEITFILDSTKESMNGTIDHLVKAFAKIRAGKASPIMLSSVMVDYYGSQTPLGQVANVTTPDARTITVQPWEKNMLQPIEKAIMIANLGFNPMNNGDFVIISVPPLTEERRRDLAKQAKSESEDAKVGIRNARQEANKDIRALDDASEDLKKNAEADIQELTNKFSKKIEEVLAVKEAEIMKV; translated from the coding sequence ATGAACGAAGAAATTACTTTTATACTTGACAGCACTAAAGAGAGCATGAATGGCACTATTGACCATTTAGTGAAAGCATTTGCGAAAATTAGAGCAGGAAAAGCTAGTCCTATAATGTTATCTAGCGTTATGGTAGACTATTATGGCTCACAAACTCCACTTGGTCAGGTTGCAAACGTAACAACCCCAGATGCGCGTACGATTACGGTACAACCTTGGGAAAAAAATATGCTTCAGCCTATTGAAAAAGCTATTATGATTGCTAATCTTGGCTTTAACCCCATGAATAATGGTGACTTTGTTATTATTAGCGTACCACCATTAACAGAAGAACGTAGAAGAGATTTAGCAAAGCAAGCAAAGAGTGAATCTGAAGATGCTAAAGTTGGTATCCGTAATGCTAGGCAAGAAGCGAATAAAGATATCAGGGCACTTGATGATGCCTCTGAAGATTTAAAGAAAAATGCTGAAGCGGACATTCAAGAACTTACCAATAAATTTTCTAAGAAAATAGAAGAAGTTTTAGCCGTGAAAGAAGCCGAAATAATGAAAGTATAA
- the pyrH gene encoding UMP kinase → MQYKRILLKLSGEALMGERQYGIDPKRLAEYAEEIKEVIDKEIEVAIVIGGGNIFRGLAGASNGMDRVQGDHMGMLATVINGLALQSALEESGVQTRLQSAIQINEVAEPFIRRRAMRHLEKGRVVIFGGGTGNPYFTTDSAAVLRAIEIEADVILKGTRVDGIYTSDPEKDKNATKFDTITFKDVLTKGLKVMDTTAFTLSQENELPIVVFDMNKKGNLLKLLSGENIGTVVDN, encoded by the coding sequence ATGCAGTATAAAAGAATTCTTTTGAAATTAAGCGGCGAAGCCTTAATGGGTGAACGACAATACGGAATTGACCCAAAAAGGTTAGCAGAATATGCTGAAGAGATAAAAGAGGTAATTGACAAAGAAATTGAAGTCGCTATTGTTATTGGCGGAGGAAATATTTTTAGAGGATTAGCCGGAGCAAGCAATGGTATGGATCGCGTACAAGGAGATCATATGGGAATGCTAGCCACAGTTATCAATGGTTTAGCGCTTCAAAGTGCACTTGAGGAAAGCGGCGTACAAACTAGATTACAATCTGCCATTCAAATAAATGAAGTAGCAGAACCTTTTATCCGTAGAAGAGCAATGCGCCATTTAGAAAAAGGTAGAGTAGTTATTTTTGGAGGGGGAACCGGAAACCCCTATTTTACTACTGATTCTGCAGCCGTATTAAGAGCTATTGAGATTGAAGCTGATGTAATATTAAAAGGAACCAGAGTAGATGGAATTTACACTTCTGATCCTGAAAAGGATAAGAATGCTACAAAGTTTGATACGATTACTTTCAAGGATGTATTAACTAAAGGACTAAAAGTAATGGATACAACAGCATTTACTTTAAGTCAAGAAAATGAACTACCAATTGTTGTGTTTGACATGAACAAGAAAGGTAATTTATTAAAACTCCTTTCTGGAGAAAATATTGGAACTGTTGTTGACAACTAG
- the asnS gene encoding asparagine--tRNA ligase, whose translation MKSHSIKELLSSNLSLQEVTVKGWVKTFRSNRFIALNDGSTINNIQCVVNFENFDEALLKKVSTGAALEISGTLVESQGRGQSVEIQVKKLEVLGVSDPDTYPIQPKKHSLEFLREKAHLRVRTNTFAAVMRVRSVLSFAVHRYFQNNGFYNVHTPIITGSDAEGAGEMFRVSTLNQKKPPLNEAGEIDFKQDFFGKETNLTVSGQLEAETYAMALGKVYTFGPTFRAENSNTSRHLAEFWMIEPEVAFNDLDANMDLAEDFIKDVINYILDNCAEDLKFLEQRLLDEEKSKPQAERSDMPLIEKLKFVSENNFKRVSYTEAIDILKSCTPNKKKKFKYIIDEWGADLQSEHERFLVEKHFKCPVILFDYPAKIKAFYMRLNDDGKTVRAMDILFPGIGEIVGGSQREERLDVLLEKIKELGIDEEELWWYLDLRKFGTAVHSGFGLGFERLVLFATGMGNIRDVIPFPRTPQNAEF comes from the coding sequence ATGAAATCACATAGCATTAAAGAATTACTTTCTTCAAACCTTTCACTACAAGAAGTTACTGTCAAAGGATGGGTAAAAACTTTTAGAAGCAACCGATTTATTGCCCTGAACGATGGCTCTACAATTAACAATATTCAATGTGTTGTTAATTTTGAGAATTTTGATGAAGCCTTATTAAAAAAAGTATCTACCGGTGCTGCTTTAGAAATTTCTGGTACGCTCGTAGAAAGTCAAGGAAGAGGACAAAGTGTAGAAATTCAGGTTAAAAAATTGGAGGTATTAGGCGTTTCTGACCCAGACACCTACCCTATTCAACCCAAAAAACACTCATTAGAATTTTTAAGAGAGAAAGCACATTTACGCGTGCGCACCAATACATTTGCTGCTGTAATGAGAGTACGCTCTGTCCTATCATTTGCAGTACATAGATATTTTCAAAACAATGGCTTTTATAATGTACATACACCTATAATTACAGGTTCTGATGCAGAAGGAGCTGGTGAAATGTTTAGAGTGTCTACATTAAACCAAAAAAAACCACCTTTAAATGAGGCTGGAGAAATAGATTTCAAACAAGATTTTTTCGGCAAAGAAACTAACTTAACGGTTTCTGGTCAATTAGAGGCAGAAACGTATGCCATGGCCTTAGGGAAAGTATATACTTTTGGCCCTACTTTTAGAGCAGAAAACTCTAACACTTCTAGACATTTAGCAGAATTCTGGATGATTGAACCAGAAGTTGCTTTTAATGATTTAGATGCAAACATGGACCTTGCAGAAGATTTCATTAAAGATGTAATTAATTACATCTTAGACAACTGCGCAGAAGATTTAAAGTTTTTAGAGCAACGTTTATTAGATGAAGAAAAATCTAAGCCACAAGCAGAACGCAGTGACATGCCTCTTATTGAAAAACTGAAATTTGTTTCTGAGAACAATTTCAAAAGAGTATCCTACACGGAAGCCATAGACATTCTTAAAAGCTGCACGCCTAACAAGAAAAAGAAGTTTAAATATATTATTGACGAATGGGGAGCAGACTTACAAAGTGAGCATGAGCGTTTTCTTGTAGAGAAGCATTTTAAGTGTCCTGTAATTTTGTTTGACTACCCTGCCAAAATAAAAGCGTTTTACATGCGTTTAAATGATGATGGCAAAACCGTTAGAGCTATGGATATTTTATTCCCAGGTATTGGGGAAATTGTTGGTGGCTCTCAACGTGAAGAACGTTTAGATGTTTTATTAGAAAAAATAAAAGAACTAGGCATTGACGAAGAAGAACTATGGTGGTACTTAGACCTTAGAAAATTTGGAACAGCTGTTCACAGTGGTTTCGGATTAGGCTTTGAAAGATTGGTTCTTTTTGCTACAGGAATGGGTAACATTAGAGATGTCATCCCTTTCCCTAGAACACCGCAAAACGCAGAATTCTAA
- a CDS encoding RND family transporter, translated as MVAKLTKGFWAKTANIILRNRIVILILITLLTVFLALQWDKMRFSSSQANLLPDHHPVNVQYQSFLKTFGEEGNVMVLAVKDSSLFTPSKFNRWNKFSKQLAAFPEVDFVLSTDNLQELIKDTIKQQFVLQPFIKKAPTTKAEIDTLTSHLFNNLPFYEDLIYNKETKTIRTIVYLDKDIVNTSARKDFILEDLNQLVKNFEDETNLDVHVSGMPYIRTMNSQSIINEIGKFILAALGVTSLIFFFFFRSFRATIISMCVVIIGVMWSFGVLGLLQYEITVLTALIPPLIIVIGIPNCIFLINKYQQEVKKHGNQALSLQRVISKIGNATLMTNITTASGFATFIVTDSQLLKEFGIVASINIIGIFILSLLIIPIVYSFMSLPKTKHLKHLNKRWIDTFVNWMENIVREKRISVYIVSICLLVISIIGIYQIDISGSPIEDMPKKAEFFQDIRFFEQEFDGIMPVEIVVDTKRKKGVLKSSTLKKMDELSGLIHEIPELSRPVSAVDLVKYSKQAFYSGIPKYYQLPTSQENTFIMDIARKSSGNGNLLKSFVDSTGQTARITTYMKDVKTVRMEAIEGKLKENIDKIFPAERYNVYMTGSALIFLKGTKYLVNNLIMSLALAIGLIGLFMAYLFRSFKMIIISLIPNLLPLVITAGLMGFVGVPIKPSTILVFSIAFGISVDDTIHFLAKYRQELTANNWRIKKSVYAALRETGVSMFYTSIVLFFGFSVFTISSFGGTVALGALVSATLLFAMLANLILLPSLLLSLERNIANKTVLKEPQIDILPKEEDTFKESE; from the coding sequence ATGGTTGCGAAATTAACTAAAGGTTTCTGGGCAAAAACCGCAAATATTATTCTAAGAAATAGAATAGTCATTTTAATTCTTATTACGCTGCTTACTGTGTTTTTAGCATTGCAGTGGGACAAAATGCGATTTTCTAGTTCGCAAGCAAACTTACTACCAGATCATCATCCTGTAAATGTACAATACCAGTCGTTTCTAAAAACCTTTGGTGAAGAAGGTAATGTCATGGTCCTAGCAGTAAAAGATTCGTCTCTTTTTACCCCTTCAAAATTTAATAGATGGAATAAGTTTAGCAAGCAACTTGCTGCATTTCCTGAGGTAGATTTTGTATTATCAACAGACAATCTCCAAGAATTAATCAAAGACACCATAAAACAACAATTTGTTCTTCAACCTTTTATTAAAAAAGCACCTACCACCAAGGCTGAAATAGATACGCTCACCTCACATTTGTTTAACAATCTTCCGTTTTATGAAGATTTGATCTACAACAAAGAGACCAAAACAATTAGAACCATTGTTTATCTAGATAAAGATATTGTAAACACTTCTGCCCGAAAAGATTTTATACTAGAAGACCTAAACCAATTGGTAAAAAATTTTGAAGATGAAACCAATTTAGATGTACACGTATCTGGGATGCCTTATATAAGAACCATGAATTCCCAGAGTATCATTAATGAAATAGGGAAATTTATCCTAGCAGCTTTAGGAGTTACCTCTTTAATTTTCTTTTTCTTTTTTAGAAGTTTTAGAGCTACCATAATTTCTATGTGCGTTGTAATTATTGGTGTTATGTGGTCTTTCGGTGTTTTAGGCTTACTGCAATATGAAATTACCGTGCTTACCGCATTGATTCCTCCATTAATAATTGTCATCGGAATCCCGAATTGTATTTTTCTGATTAACAAGTATCAGCAAGAAGTAAAAAAGCACGGGAACCAAGCCTTATCATTACAACGGGTAATCTCTAAAATTGGGAATGCAACGTTGATGACAAATATTACTACTGCTTCTGGATTTGCTACTTTTATTGTAACAGATAGTCAACTTTTAAAAGAATTTGGTATAGTAGCATCCATTAACATTATAGGTATTTTTATACTATCTCTTCTGATTATTCCTATTGTATATAGCTTTATGTCGCTCCCTAAAACGAAGCATTTAAAGCATTTAAATAAACGTTGGATAGATACTTTTGTTAATTGGATGGAAAACATTGTTCGCGAAAAACGAATTTCTGTATACATTGTTTCTATTTGTCTTTTAGTAATCAGTATCATCGGTATTTACCAAATAGATATCTCAGGAAGTCCTATAGAAGACATGCCGAAGAAAGCAGAATTCTTTCAAGATATTCGCTTTTTTGAACAAGAATTCGACGGGATAATGCCTGTTGAAATTGTCGTAGATACCAAACGTAAAAAAGGAGTTTTAAAATCATCTACTTTAAAAAAGATGGACGAATTGAGTGGTCTTATCCATGAAATTCCAGAATTATCTAGGCCTGTTTCTGCTGTAGATTTAGTAAAGTACTCTAAGCAAGCCTTTTATAGCGGAATCCCTAAGTATTACCAACTTCCTACGTCTCAAGAAAATACGTTCATTATGGATATCGCTCGTAAATCTTCTGGCAATGGAAATTTATTAAAGAGTTTTGTTGACTCTACTGGACAAACAGCTCGTATTACCACGTACATGAAAGATGTTAAAACCGTCCGAATGGAAGCCATTGAAGGTAAACTAAAAGAAAATATAGATAAGATTTTCCCTGCAGAACGCTACAACGTTTATATGACTGGTAGTGCATTGATCTTCTTAAAAGGAACAAAATACTTAGTAAACAATTTAATAATGTCTCTTGCTTTAGCTATTGGACTTATAGGCTTGTTTATGGCGTATTTATTCAGGTCTTTCAAAATGATTATTATATCCTTAATACCAAATCTATTACCGCTAGTTATTACTGCCGGATTAATGGGCTTTGTAGGAGTACCAATTAAGCCTTCTACTATTTTAGTATTTAGTATTGCCTTTGGTATTTCTGTGGATGACACCATACACTTTCTCGCCAAGTATCGTCAGGAATTAACGGCTAATAATTGGCGTATCAAAAAATCAGTCTACGCTGCATTACGAGAAACAGGTGTAAGTATGTTTTACACGTCCATTGTATTGTTTTTTGGTTTTTCTGTCTTTACCATTTCAAGTTTCGGAGGTACGGTTGCCCTAGGAGCATTAGTTTCGGCCACCTTGCTTTTTGCAATGCTTGCCAACTTAATCTTACTACCATCGTTACTATTATCGTTAGAGCGTAATATTGCGAATAAAACGGTATTGAAAGAACCACAGATAGATATCTTACCTAAAGAAGAAGATACTTTCAAAGAATCCGAATAA